A DNA window from Microcystis aeruginosa NIES-843 contains the following coding sequences:
- a CDS encoding sensor histidine kinase, translating to MSRMGYLTTRGSFSVNMDDIDALKRELQQTRLAYHLAVAINHLKSSFLARVAHELRSPLSSMISLHQLILADLCESPAEEREFIAQGQLAGCKLMAMVDEMINLSKLESGTIPLDQEIFSLTKLWQDWASLTYLQAANRNIKLKFSPLTDDIAIIADYQRLSSALVLLVDAAIANLTSGSICISVSALGEKKVTITLEFPGEIALWQMPEISPLSLESKPEEVKQFTQAIGLSPGLKFQLAKGIIEVSGGEMSLDQIDNNSQDKLTRIVFSLPRSPDRKTPRDND from the coding sequence ATGTCAAGGATGGGATATCTTACGACAAGGGGCAGTTTTTCTGTAAATATGGACGATATTGACGCTTTAAAACGGGAATTACAGCAAACTCGCCTCGCTTATCACCTGGCCGTGGCAATTAATCACCTCAAAAGCAGTTTTTTGGCACGGGTTGCCCACGAATTGCGATCGCCATTGAGCAGTATGATCAGTCTCCATCAACTGATTCTCGCCGATCTTTGTGAAAGTCCGGCCGAGGAAAGGGAATTTATCGCCCAGGGGCAACTGGCGGGCTGTAAACTGATGGCAATGGTCGATGAGATGATTAATCTCTCCAAACTAGAGTCGGGTACTATACCTCTCGATCAAGAAATTTTTTCTTTAACTAAACTTTGGCAAGATTGGGCAAGTCTAACCTATTTACAGGCAGCTAATCGCAATATTAAGCTTAAATTTAGCCCTTTGACCGATGATATTGCTATTATTGCCGATTATCAACGTTTATCCTCCGCTCTTGTCCTTCTCGTCGATGCGGCGATCGCCAACTTAACGAGTGGCTCTATTTGTATATCGGTAAGCGCCCTTGGCGAGAAAAAAGTCACTATTACCCTAGAATTTCCGGGGGAAATCGCTCTCTGGCAAATGCCAGAAATTTCTCCTTTGAGTTTAGAATCAAAGCCAGAAGAAGTCAAACAATTTACTCAAGCTATCGGTCTTTCTCCCGGTCTTAAATTTCAGTTAGCGAAAGGCATTATCGAAGTCTCGGGGGGGGAAATGAGCTTAGATCAAATCGATAACAATAGTCAGGACAAGCTCACACGGATCGTTTTTTCTTTACCTCGATCGCCGGATAGGAAAACTCCTCGGGATAACGATTAA
- a CDS encoding type II toxin-antitoxin system HicB family antitoxin, with protein MKYRVLIEQDEDGIYVAEVPSLPGCISQGNTRFELLANIQEAIALYLESLEAHNEPIPPPISEELVEVKL; from the coding sequence ATGAAATATCGCGTCTTAATTGAGCAAGATGAAGATGGCATTTATGTGGCTGAAGTTCCCTCCCTACCCGGCTGTATTTCTCAAGGCAATACCCGGTTCGAGTTACTCGCCAACATTCAGGAAGCAATTGCTTTATATCTAGAAAGCCTAGAAGCGCACAATGAACCGATTCCACCACCAATTTCTGAGGAACTGGTAGAGGTTAAATTATGA
- a CDS encoding GNAT family N-acetyltransferase, translating to MVDCSQIQFDEDKSKIDLSQLRELFNLTAFWAIDRRLEDLETAIDYSDPVVTVWNERQLIGFARAISDGIYRATIWDVIVHPDYQGAGLGRKLVETVLAHPRINRVERVYLMTTNQENFYRRIGFQSNATTTMVLFNRYPEEFSYPAIEVKKKRSV from the coding sequence ATGGTTGATTGTAGTCAGATTCAGTTTGACGAGGATAAAAGCAAGATAGATCTATCGCAACTACGAGAATTATTTAATTTAACCGCATTTTGGGCAATCGATCGCCGTTTAGAAGATTTAGAAACCGCAATTGACTATAGTGATCCGGTGGTGACGGTGTGGAATGAGCGGCAATTAATTGGTTTTGCTCGCGCCATTTCTGACGGCATTTATCGGGCAACTATTTGGGATGTGATCGTTCATCCCGATTATCAGGGAGCGGGTTTAGGGCGTAAATTAGTAGAAACAGTCTTGGCCCATCCCCGAATAAATCGGGTGGAAAGAGTCTATTTGATGACTACTAATCAAGAAAATTTTTACCGGCGCATTGGTTTCCAAAGCAACGCCACCACGACGATGGTATTATTTAATCGTTATCCCGAGGAGTTTTCCTATCCGGCGATCGAGGTAAAGAAAAAACGATCCGTGTGA
- a CDS encoding carotenoid oxygenase family protein — protein sequence MVLTPTIGEKSYNRQDWQKGYQSQPNEYDYEVEDIEGQIPPDLQGTVFKNGPGLLDIAGTAIAHPFDGDGMISAISFNHGRVHYRNRFVKTEGYLQEQKAGKPLYRGVFGTKKPGGIFGNAFDLRLKNIANTNVIYWGNKLLALWEAAEPHRLDAKTLDTIGLDYLDGILEKGDSFAAHPRIDPACIFDNHQPCLVNFAIKTGLSSAITLYEISPTGKLLRRHTHSVPGFCFIHDFVITPHYAIFFQNPVGYNPFPFLFGLKGAGECVINQPDKLTRIIIIPRDPNKREVKVLETPSGFVFHHSNAFAQGEKIYIDSICYQSLPQLDSNSNFQSVDFDSLAPGHLWRFTLNLSENTVTRECILEHCCEFPSINPAKVGRDYRYLYIAAAHHATGNAPLQAILKLDLLTGEKQLHSFAPRGFAGEPIFVPKPDGIAEDDGWLLVVTYDAANHRSNGVILDAKDITNSLAVIHLKHHIPYGLHGSWTGQCF from the coding sequence ATGGTATTAACTCCGACAATTGGCGAAAAATCCTATAATCGTCAGGATTGGCAAAAAGGCTATCAATCCCAACCTAACGAGTACGATTACGAGGTAGAAGACATCGAGGGGCAAATTCCCCCCGATTTACAGGGTACAGTCTTTAAAAACGGCCCCGGTTTACTCGATATCGCTGGCACTGCGATCGCTCATCCCTTCGATGGGGATGGTATGATCAGCGCGATTAGCTTCAACCATGGGCGCGTACATTATCGTAATCGTTTTGTTAAAACCGAGGGTTATCTCCAGGAACAGAAAGCGGGAAAACCCCTTTATCGCGGTGTTTTCGGCACGAAAAAACCGGGGGGAATTTTCGGCAATGCTTTTGATTTGCGTCTGAAAAATATTGCTAATACTAATGTTATCTACTGGGGTAATAAATTACTGGCACTTTGGGAAGCGGCCGAACCCCATCGCCTCGATGCTAAAACCCTTGATACTATTGGTTTAGACTATCTCGATGGTATCTTGGAAAAAGGCGATTCTTTTGCCGCTCATCCTCGCATCGATCCCGCTTGTATCTTCGATAATCATCAACCTTGTCTGGTAAATTTTGCCATTAAAACGGGTTTGTCGAGTGCCATTACTCTCTACGAAATTAGTCCCACGGGTAAGTTATTACGTCGTCATACCCACAGTGTACCGGGCTTTTGTTTTATCCACGATTTTGTTATTACTCCCCACTACGCTATCTTTTTCCAAAACCCGGTTGGTTATAATCCTTTTCCCTTTCTTTTTGGGTTAAAAGGTGCGGGGGAATGCGTCATCAATCAACCGGACAAGTTAACTAGGATTATTATTATCCCCCGGGATCCTAACAAAAGAGAAGTGAAAGTTTTAGAAACTCCATCGGGTTTTGTCTTCCATCATAGCAATGCTTTTGCACAAGGGGAGAAAATTTATATCGATTCTATTTGTTATCAATCCTTACCACAACTGGATTCAAATAGCAATTTTCAATCGGTAGATTTTGATAGTTTAGCTCCCGGACATCTGTGGCGATTTACACTAAATTTATCAGAAAATACGGTTACAAGAGAATGTATTCTAGAGCATTGTTGTGAATTTCCCAGTATTAATCCTGCAAAAGTTGGTCGAGATTACCGTTATTTATACATCGCTGCCGCTCATCATGCCACTGGTAATGCTCCTTTGCAAGCAATCTTAAAACTGGACCTATTAACGGGAGAAAAACAATTACATTCTTTTGCTCCCCGGGGATTCGCAGGTGAGCCAATTTTTGTGCCTAAACCCGATGGAATCGCTGAAGATGATGGTTGGTTATTGGTAGTCACCTACGATGCAGCCAATCATCGATCGAATGGGGTAATCTTAGATGCTAAAGATATCACTAATTCCCTAGCAGTTATCCATCTTAAACATCATATTCCCTACGGGTTACACGGTAGTTGGACTGGACAATGTTTTTAA
- a CDS encoding Tab2/Atab2 family RNA-binding protein: MTIWELDFYSRPVVDENNKKRWELLICETPATIDRSSDTIFKYASYCPNTMVNSQWLGEAVTAAIKEAGVTPKKIRFFRRQMNNMISKACEDIGIPASPSRRTHALTRWIEERMVNFYPQEVGYDQNLTKTASVNYPPLNAVPLPDAVRGDKADKWAFVTLELSSFNDLKDWDISFGENLPILGMGLDENLKIPGLVIFSPRALPLSGWMSGLEMAYLKLETGSRPLLRLETGASDSWILVNVTNAETLNEAKNFEEAKQKANNLHFLAIQSNPESESFAGFWLLQEGSQE; this comes from the coding sequence ATGACTATTTGGGAACTTGATTTTTATTCGCGGCCGGTGGTGGATGAAAATAATAAAAAAAGATGGGAATTATTAATCTGTGAAACTCCGGCAACAATCGATCGCTCCTCCGATACAATATTTAAATATGCCAGTTATTGTCCTAATACGATGGTTAATTCCCAATGGTTAGGAGAGGCAGTTACTGCAGCTATCAAGGAAGCGGGGGTAACTCCCAAAAAAATTCGCTTTTTCCGTCGTCAGATGAATAACATGATTAGCAAAGCTTGCGAGGATATCGGTATTCCCGCTTCCCCTAGTCGTCGCACTCATGCTTTAACTAGATGGATAGAAGAAAGAATGGTTAATTTCTACCCCCAAGAAGTTGGTTATGATCAAAATTTAACTAAAACTGCTTCCGTTAATTATCCCCCTTTAAATGCTGTTCCCCTTCCCGATGCTGTCCGGGGAGATAAGGCAGATAAATGGGCTTTTGTTACGCTAGAATTGTCTTCTTTTAATGATTTAAAAGATTGGGATATTAGCTTCGGAGAAAATTTGCCTATACTGGGAATGGGGTTAGATGAGAATCTAAAAATCCCCGGTTTAGTTATTTTTTCCCCCCGCGCTTTACCATTATCTGGTTGGATGTCAGGGTTAGAAATGGCCTATTTAAAGTTAGAAACTGGTTCTCGTCCTCTGCTACGTTTAGAAACGGGTGCTAGTGATAGCTGGATTCTCGTCAACGTCACTAATGCCGAGACTTTAAACGAAGCCAAAAACTTTGAAGAAGCTAAACAAAAAGCCAATAATCTGCATTTTTTAGCCATTCAATCTAACCCTGAATCGGAATCCTTCGCCGGTTTTTGGCTATTACAAGAAGGCTCTCAAGAGTAA
- a CDS encoding glycosyltransferase — protein MSPITPSISVNEPNPQAAIQTLSVVVPIYNEVDSIPHLVESIATILRSYQINYEIICVDDGSKDGSTEVLTNLAKNRDDLKAVILRRNYGQTPAMAAGFNYATGQIIVTLDGDLQNDPNDIPLLLAKLEEGYDLVSGWRKNRQDDRVKRLLPSKIANWLIAKVTGVKLHDYGCSLKAYRAELVADMNLYGELHRFLPALAFIEGAKITEIPVNHHARRFGQSKYGLGRTIRVIMDLFTVFFMKKFLTRPMHIFGLYGLLSMVVGIILGTYLTILKLGFGQEIGDRPLLILAVLFFLTGVQLLCFGLLAEILMRTYHESQKRPIYRVRTVVGNRGFFSEQ, from the coding sequence ATGTCCCCGATTACACCGTCCATCAGTGTCAACGAACCAAACCCGCAGGCTGCCATCCAGACTTTATCGGTAGTGGTTCCCATATATAACGAAGTGGACAGTATTCCCCATCTCGTCGAGAGTATCGCCACGATTTTGCGTTCTTATCAAATTAACTACGAGATAATCTGTGTTGACGACGGTTCTAAGGATGGTTCCACCGAGGTTTTAACTAATTTAGCCAAAAATCGCGATGATCTCAAGGCGGTAATATTGCGACGCAACTACGGACAAACCCCCGCCATGGCTGCCGGATTTAATTATGCCACGGGACAGATAATCGTTACCCTCGACGGCGATTTACAGAACGATCCCAATGATATACCCCTATTATTGGCCAAATTAGAGGAAGGTTATGACCTCGTGAGTGGCTGGCGCAAAAATCGCCAAGATGACCGGGTAAAACGGCTTTTACCCTCAAAAATAGCTAATTGGCTGATAGCAAAGGTAACAGGGGTCAAATTACACGACTACGGTTGTTCTTTGAAAGCCTATCGAGCCGAATTAGTCGCCGATATGAATCTTTACGGGGAATTACATCGCTTTTTACCCGCATTGGCTTTTATTGAAGGGGCAAAAATAACCGAAATTCCCGTTAATCACCACGCTAGACGGTTCGGACAGAGTAAATATGGTTTAGGTCGCACAATTCGCGTGATTATGGACTTATTTACTGTCTTTTTTATGAAAAAGTTCCTCACCCGTCCGATGCACATTTTTGGACTCTACGGACTGTTATCGATGGTAGTGGGGATTATTCTAGGCACTTATCTGACTATTCTCAAACTCGGTTTCGGACAAGAAATCGGCGATCGACCTTTGTTAATCCTGGCCGTGTTATTCTTTTTAACTGGGGTACAATTACTCTGTTTTGGTCTTTTGGCAGAAATTTTGATGCGAACTTACCATGAATCCCAAAAACGTCCCATCTACCGCGTTCGTACTGTTGTCGGGAATAGGGGATTTTTCAGTGAGCAGTGA
- a CDS encoding L-threonylcarbamoyladenylate synthase — MPTASLNEIVHAALSGQVVSFPTDTVPALAVSPPYAALIFAAKKRTFDKPLILMAASAADLWDYVEGNQEEREIWRQMTEKHWPGSLTLVLPAAEKVPKVLNPKNPSTIGIRVPAHAIAREILGRTGVLATTSANLSGQEPLLTPEAIMTTFPSVTVLAPTERQAWGIINSGQPSTVARWQCQGWDILRQGAVFL; from the coding sequence ATGCCTACTGCTTCTCTTAACGAAATTGTTCACGCGGCCTTAAGTGGTCAAGTGGTTTCTTTTCCCACGGATACAGTTCCCGCTTTAGCAGTTTCTCCCCCCTATGCTGCCTTAATTTTTGCCGCTAAAAAACGGACTTTTGATAAACCTTTAATTCTCATGGCGGCCTCAGCAGCAGATTTATGGGATTATGTCGAGGGAAATCAGGAAGAAAGGGAAATTTGGCGGCAAATGACCGAAAAACACTGGCCCGGCTCCCTAACTTTGGTTTTACCTGCTGCTGAAAAAGTACCAAAAGTTCTTAACCCTAAAAATCCTAGCACGATTGGTATCCGAGTTCCCGCTCATGCGATCGCACGAGAAATTCTTGGTCGAACTGGTGTTTTAGCGACCACAAGTGCTAATCTGTCAGGACAAGAGCCTTTATTGACTCCAGAAGCGATTATGACTACTTTTCCCTCGGTGACGGTGTTAGCGCCCACAGAAAGGCAAGCATGGGGAATAATCAATAGTGGACAACCCTCCACCGTTGCGCGTTGGCAATGTCAAGGATGGGATATCTTACGACAAGGGGCAGTTTTTCTGTAA
- a CDS encoding type II toxin-antitoxin system HicA family toxin gives MSELPPIAGRQVVKALGKIGYELDRQRGSHIILRQKAYPYRRITIPDHREVAKGTLRSIIRQAGLTMAEFKTLL, from the coding sequence ATGAGTGAACTCCCTCCTATCGCTGGTCGCCAAGTCGTTAAAGCACTGGGCAAGATTGGCTACGAATTAGATCGGCAGCGAGGAAGTCATATCATACTCAGACAAAAAGCCTATCCCTATCGACGCATCACCATCCCTGACCATCGAGAAGTGGCTAAGGGAACACTGAGATCTATCATTCGTCAAGCGGGATTGACAATGGCAGAGTTTAAAACTCTCCTTTAG
- a CDS encoding ISKra4-like element ISMae18 family transposase (programmed frameshift), whose amino-acid sequence MNTDQKEQLDQHLKAIAQILVDNTPEEQLRSFEGIETALRDHWLTTLGPAIGKFFFESATGTQAGRTKSVSSIIGKVKISEKQADKLGLSKNNRLSPMLEKCCLGAVAKVSFEDAEKAIKMATGMAVSGSSQQRLVQRYKFEEAEAKSPVEALSVEVGKVRIRTPKGQPSQGRDYKAVSLHGQECAGFFQQNEELLEWVNRQPLTEVVTCLGDGHDGVWNLMEKIGVKRREILDWYHLVENMKKIGGSNKRLNRIKENLWKGEVKRVLEELEGCKKKQAINFTKYVDKHRERIPNYELYQSQGICIGSGSVESKIKQIGARMKIVGAQWKAENVPQYLKLRCAYLNGDIA is encoded by the exons ATGAATACAGACCAAAAAGAACAACTAGATCAACATTTAAAAGCCATTGCTCAAATTCTAGTCGATAATACCCCAGAAGAACAACTACGTAGCTTTGAGGGCATTGAAACCGCCCTGCGAGACCATTGGCTGACTACATTGGGTCCTGCCATAGGCA AATTTTTTTTTGAATCAGCAACAGGAACCCAAGCAGGGCGAACCAAAAGCGTAAGCAGTATCATAGGGAAAGTCAAGATAAGCGAGAAACAAGCCGATAAACTAGGATTAAGCAAGAATAATCGATTAAGTCCCATGCTGGAGAAATGTTGCTTAGGAGCAGTGGCTAAAGTCTCTTTTGAAGATGCGGAAAAAGCTATCAAAATGGCGACAGGAATGGCAGTTTCAGGCAGTAGTCAACAGAGGCTTGTACAAAGATATAAATTTGAGGAAGCAGAAGCAAAGAGTCCGGTAGAAGCATTGAGTGTAGAGGTCGGAAAAGTCAGAATCAGAACGCCCAAAGGACAACCGAGTCAAGGTCGAGATTACAAAGCAGTAAGTCTGCATGGTCAAGAATGTGCGGGATTTTTTCAGCAAAATGAAGAATTACTGGAATGGGTGAACCGTCAGCCCTTAACAGAGGTAGTCACCTGTTTAGGAGATGGTCATGATGGGGTGTGGAATCTGATGGAGAAAATCGGTGTTAAAAGGAGAGAAATATTGGATTGGTATCATTTAGTAGAGAATATGAAGAAAATAGGCGGGTCAAACAAGCGTCTGAATAGAATCAAAGAGAATTTATGGAAAGGAGAGGTGAAAAGAGTTTTAGAGGAATTAGAGGGATGCAAAAAGAAACAGGCTATAAATTTCACCAAATATGTCGATAAACATCGAGAAAGAATACCCAATTACGAACTCTATCAATCACAAGGGATTTGCATCGGTTCTGGAAGTGTAGAGTCAAAGATTAAGCAAATAGGTGCAAGAATGAAAATTGTGGGAGCACAATGGAAAGCAGAGAATGTTCCTCAGTATTTGAAGCTACGTTGTGCTTATCTCAACGGCGATATTGCCTGA
- a CDS encoding IS5-like element ISMae4 family transposase, whose protein sequence is MFISKIMDYQNLSDEQFKRRFGVYKQTYRKMVESVKSVEADSNSPSKRGPKPKLSIEEQVLVTLEYWREYRTYFHIGTSWELSESTICRIVNKTEKMLLQSGNFRLKGKKALLNQAEIPVITVMDVTETPIERPQKKQKDFLGGKRGYHTLKSQLVADQNTKEIICVFCGKGRGHDFSLFKKSRVRFHPLTTSIEDSGYQGIAAYHSNSYTPKKKSKNRKLTELEKEYNKALAKERIIIEPINRKLKIFKILSCKYRNRRRRYSLRVNLLAAIYNCELGIGIAAS, encoded by the coding sequence ATGTTTATTAGCAAAATTATGGATTATCAAAACTTATCAGATGAACAATTCAAACGCCGTTTCGGTGTGTATAAACAAACATATAGAAAGATGGTAGAATCAGTAAAAAGTGTTGAAGCCGACTCTAATTCACCATCTAAAAGGGGACCGAAACCTAAACTATCTATAGAAGAACAAGTTTTAGTAACGTTAGAATATTGGCGAGAATATAGAACATATTTTCACATTGGTACAAGCTGGGAACTATCAGAATCAACTATATGTCGGATTGTAAATAAGACGGAAAAAATGCTTTTACAATCGGGAAACTTCCGTTTAAAAGGAAAAAAAGCTTTACTCAATCAAGCAGAGATACCGGTCATAACGGTAATGGATGTAACGGAAACTCCCATTGAACGCCCCCAAAAGAAACAGAAAGATTTTTTGGGGGGTAAAAGAGGTTATCATACTTTAAAATCCCAATTAGTAGCTGATCAAAATACAAAGGAAATTATCTGTGTCTTTTGTGGGAAAGGTAGAGGTCATGATTTTAGTTTATTTAAAAAAAGTCGAGTTCGTTTTCATCCTTTAACTACCAGCATAGAAGACAGTGGTTATCAGGGAATAGCTGCATACCATAGTAATAGTTATACACCGAAAAAGAAATCGAAAAATAGAAAATTAACAGAGTTAGAAAAAGAGTATAACAAGGCTTTAGCCAAAGAAAGGATTATCATTGAACCTATAAATAGGAAACTCAAAATCTTTAAAATCTTATCCTGTAAATATCGGAATCGTCGTCGAAGATATAGTTTAAGAGTTAACTTGTTGGCGGCTATTTATAACTGTGAGTTAGGGATAGGTATAGCAGCTTCTTAA
- a CDS encoding glutamine synthetase III, with product MSYGTRVQAISQVTDRKPLPSKIPQRLEALWATDVFTLSKMQASLPKDVFKSVKNTILTGGKLDVSIASAVAAAMKDWATSKGALYYAHVFYPMTNATAEKHDGFISVQSDGSVITEFTGKVLVQGEPDGSSFPNGGLRSTFEARGYTAWDVTSPAYVMETDNGVTLCIPTVFISWTGEALDKKTPLLRSISSMSKAATRVLKLLGHTEVAPVNSSCGAEQEYFLVDAHFAHSRPDLLLTGRTLFGKPAAKGQQFDDHYFGAIPERVQVFMQEVEERMYRLGIPAKTRHNEVAPGQFEIAPFFEAANVASDHQQLIMTLLKSTAKKHGFVCLLHEKPFAGINGSGKHVNWSVGNATQGNLLDPGDTPHANMQFLLFCGAVIRGVHKYGALLRAVVATASNDHRLGANEAPPAIISVYLGSQLEKVFDQISQGRIEGSDAPGLMDLGVDTLPVFPKDPGDRNRTSPFAFTGNRFEFRAVGSNQSVSGPLVAMNTILADSLTWVADNLESRMKAGEDLNTAAQGVLKEIMDKHRNVIFGGNGYSPEWHKMAVEERGLANLRTTADALPVLKADYIEELFARMGVLTPVELESRFDVYAEQYLLAIEVEAKLVVSMAKTIIYPAAVRYLSELSLAIANAAAIGIEMDKESAQTVSNLIKLLMDGVSKLSEATAKDDFDSIEEHMQYSAQTIRPLMDKVREYADTLEGEVADNFWPLPTYQEMLFVK from the coding sequence ATGAGTTATGGAACGCGTGTTCAAGCTATCTCTCAAGTAACGGATCGTAAACCCCTACCTAGCAAAATTCCTCAGCGTTTAGAGGCCCTCTGGGCAACCGATGTGTTTACCCTGAGCAAAATGCAGGCCAGTCTTCCGAAAGACGTATTCAAATCGGTCAAAAACACGATTTTAACCGGGGGAAAATTAGACGTTTCCATCGCCAGTGCGGTAGCGGCAGCGATGAAAGATTGGGCCACGTCCAAAGGGGCGCTGTACTATGCTCACGTCTTCTATCCGATGACTAACGCCACCGCCGAAAAACACGATGGTTTTATCTCTGTGCAGAGCGACGGTTCGGTGATCACGGAATTTACGGGCAAAGTCTTAGTACAGGGAGAACCGGACGGGTCTTCCTTTCCTAACGGCGGACTTCGCTCCACCTTTGAAGCGCGGGGTTACACCGCTTGGGATGTCACCAGTCCCGCCTACGTCATGGAAACGGATAATGGTGTCACCCTGTGTATCCCCACGGTTTTCATCTCTTGGACAGGAGAGGCCCTCGACAAAAAAACGCCGCTTTTACGCTCGATTTCATCGATGAGTAAAGCCGCCACCAGGGTGCTTAAACTATTAGGACATACGGAAGTCGCCCCCGTTAACTCCAGCTGCGGCGCTGAACAGGAATATTTCCTCGTAGATGCTCATTTTGCCCATAGTCGCCCCGATTTACTGCTCACCGGTCGCACCCTATTTGGTAAACCCGCCGCCAAGGGTCAACAGTTCGACGATCATTATTTTGGCGCGATTCCCGAACGGGTTCAGGTGTTTATGCAGGAAGTAGAGGAAAGAATGTATCGCCTCGGCATTCCGGCCAAAACCCGCCATAATGAAGTCGCCCCCGGACAGTTCGAGATTGCCCCCTTTTTCGAGGCTGCTAACGTGGCCAGTGACCATCAGCAGTTAATTATGACTTTGCTGAAAAGTACGGCTAAAAAACACGGTTTTGTTTGCCTACTGCACGAAAAACCCTTTGCGGGAATTAATGGTTCGGGAAAACACGTTAACTGGTCTGTCGGCAACGCCACCCAGGGCAATTTGTTAGATCCGGGCGATACTCCCCACGCTAATATGCAGTTTTTGTTATTCTGTGGGGCGGTGATTCGTGGCGTTCACAAGTACGGGGCGCTTTTACGCGCAGTGGTGGCTACCGCCAGCAATGATCACCGTTTGGGGGCAAATGAAGCTCCTCCCGCCATTATTTCGGTATATTTGGGCAGCCAGTTAGAAAAGGTATTCGACCAAATTAGCCAAGGCCGAATTGAGGGTTCTGATGCCCCGGGGTTGATGGATCTCGGTGTCGATACCCTGCCGGTATTCCCCAAGGATCCTGGCGATCGCAATCGTACCTCTCCTTTTGCTTTTACGGGCAATCGCTTTGAATTCCGCGCCGTGGGTTCTAATCAGTCAGTTTCCGGGCCGCTGGTGGCGATGAACACGATTCTAGCGGATTCCCTGACTTGGGTGGCGGATAACTTAGAAAGCCGGATGAAAGCCGGGGAAGACCTCAATACTGCCGCCCAGGGTGTTCTCAAGGAGATCATGGACAAACACAGAAATGTGATCTTCGGAGGTAACGGATATTCCCCGGAATGGCACAAAATGGCGGTAGAAGAGCGCGGTTTGGCTAATCTCCGCACCACTGCCGATGCTTTACCCGTGCTGAAAGCCGATTATATCGAAGAACTGTTTGCCCGCATGGGTGTGCTTACCCCCGTTGAACTGGAAAGTCGTTTCGATGTCTATGCAGAACAGTATTTACTGGCCATCGAGGTGGAGGCGAAACTGGTGGTAAGTATGGCTAAAACGATTATTTATCCCGCTGCCGTTCGCTACTTGTCGGAATTGTCTTTGGCGATCGCTAATGCGGCGGCGATCGGCATCGAGATGGATAAGGAAAGCGCCCAAACCGTCTCGAATTTAATTAAATTACTGATGGATGGCGTTAGCAAACTGAGTGAGGCCACGGCTAAAGACGATTTTGACTCGATCGAGGAACATATGCAGTATTCCGCTCAAACGATCCGTCCCTTGATGGATAAGGTGCGCGAATATGCTGACACACTGGAAGGGGAAGTGGCCGACAATTTCTGGCCGCTGCCTACCTATCAAGAAATGTTGTTTGTTAAATAA
- a CDS encoding type II toxin-antitoxin system Phd/YefM family antitoxin, translating to MFSIQTTYTQAQENLASLLDRLESENSMAIITRPGHKDMALLSAEELTGLLETVYLLRSPANARKLLAALERSMERDVQTIPGQTVTELCQELGIERQE from the coding sequence ATGTTTTCTATCCAAACTACCTACACTCAAGCTCAAGAAAATTTAGCGAGCCTTCTGGATCGACTGGAAAGCGAGAATAGTATGGCGATTATTACGCGCCCTGGTCATAAAGATATGGCACTATTAAGCGCAGAGGAATTAACTGGCTTATTAGAAACCGTTTATCTTTTGCGATCGCCTGCGAATGCTAGAAAGTTATTGGCAGCACTGGAACGTTCAATGGAGAGGGACGTTCAAACAATACCGGGACAGACAGTTACAGAACTTTGTCAGGAGTTAGGAATTGAACGCCAAGAGTAG
- a CDS encoding Txe/YoeB family addiction module toxin has protein sequence MNAKSRAIVFDHQFREDLRWWYKTDKKIAFRLLDLVESVTADPFTGIGKPEPIKYLEANTWSRRITTEHRLVYRVKDDRIEFLAARYHYT, from the coding sequence TTGAACGCCAAGAGTAGGGCAATTGTCTTTGATCACCAATTTCGAGAAGATTTAAGATGGTGGTACAAAACAGATAAAAAAATCGCCTTTCGCCTACTCGATCTCGTAGAATCTGTCACCGCCGATCCCTTTACTGGAATAGGCAAACCAGAACCCATAAAGTATCTTGAAGCTAATACTTGGTCACGCCGAATTACCACAGAACACCGTCTAGTCTATCGAGTCAAAGATGACCGCATTGAGTTTTTAGCAGCACGATATCACTATACTTAA